One Choloepus didactylus isolate mChoDid1 chromosome 8, mChoDid1.pri, whole genome shotgun sequence DNA window includes the following coding sequences:
- the LOC119542381 gene encoding LOW QUALITY PROTEIN: olfactory receptor 6C6-like (The sequence of the model RefSeq protein was modified relative to this genomic sequence to represent the inferred CDS: deleted 1 base in 1 codon) produces MKNKSVEKQFILVGLTDDPHLQIVIFLFLFLNYTLRLMGNLLIILLTLLDPRLKTPMYFFLRNFSFLEIIFTIVCIPRFLMTIVTREKTISYNNCAAQLFFVLLLGVTEFYLLAAMSYDRYVAICKTLHYPIIMNSKVCYQFVLSSWVTGFLITFPTMVMGLKLDFCTSRAIDHFVCEISILQVSCTDTHVLELMAFILAVVTLVVTLVLVILSYTYIIKTILKFPSAQQRTKAFSTCTSHVIVVSLTYDSCIFIYIKPSATERVTVSKGVALLYTSVAPLLNPFIYTLRNQQVKEGFRDVVQKIVNFSKK; encoded by the exons atgaagaacaaaTCAGTGGAAAAGCAGTTCATTCTGGTAGGTCTGACAGATGACCCACACCTACAAATTGtgattttcttgtttctctttctcaactaCACATTGAGACTGATGGGAAATTTACTGATTATACTTCTCACCCTGTTGGATCCCCGTCTCAAGACTCCTATGTATTTCTTCCTCCgaaatttctcttttttggaAATCATATTCACAATAGTGTGTATTCCCAGATTCCTGATGACCATTGTGACTAGAGAAAAAACCATTTCTTATAATAATTGTGCAGCTCAattattttttgtccttttacTGGGAGTCACAGAATTTTACCTTCTGGCTGCCAtgtcctatgaccgctatgtggccatctgcaaaaCGCTGCATTACCCAATCATCATGAACAGCAAAGTTTGCTACCAATTTGTACTCAGCTCTTGGGTAACTGGATTCCTAATCACA TTCCCCACAATGGTCATGGGACTCAAATTGGATTTCTGTACTTCCAGAGCCATTGATCACTTTGTGTGTGAAATTTCTATCCTGCAGGTATCCTGCACAGATACACATGTTCTAGAATTGATGGCTTTTATCTTAGCTGTGGTGACACTTGTGGTGACTTTGGTGTTGGTGATTCTCTCTTACACTTACATCATTAAGACTATTCTGAAATTCCCCTCTGCACAACAAAGGACCAAAGCTTTTTCCACATGTACTTCCCATGTGATTGTTGTCTCCTTGACTTATGATAGCTGTATCTTCATTTATATTAAACCATCTGCAACAGAAAGAGTGACTGTGTCCAAAGGGGTAGCTTTGCTCTATACCTCAGTTGCCCCTTTACTAAACCCATTCATTTACACTCTAAGGAATCAGCAGGTCAAAGAAGGCTTCAGGGATGTTGTACAAAAGattgtgaatttttcaaaaaaatga